In Heliangelus exortis chromosome 12, bHelExo1.hap1, whole genome shotgun sequence, the genomic stretch CACATCTTAttcagacagagagaaaaaaaaagtagcaccCATATTTTCAAGGGAGAATTATATGATATGAATGAATTATAGATCTTTCCATATGGCTCTTTGAGCCCATTTATGACCTGAGAGTAGAAGTACCAAGTTCCTTTTGATATTCACTGAtatcattaattttctttgtcagGCTTagtcaattttttttacttcttccaGGTAGCATAGATCTTAGTGCTTTGTAGAACAAGTGTACATTACTGGCAGTCTAAATGgtgtttttataaattaatttatgaagGTGAAAATGAGTATGTTGTGCACCATCTGTTGAAAGAGCTGAGTATCTTACACACTCTGTATGGAAGCTGTTttgtggattttaaaaattatcataatATAAAAGGAAGGTCTCGGTGGTGGTGACTGAATGagcaacttttattttctttacaggaaAGCAGCCAGATGtcaaaagaaaactgtgaaTTCTAAATCTAAAGACCAGTGTTCCGTGGTCACAATAAAGAATGAATCTCATGGCAGGAATGTTGCACACCAAAATCACTCCTTTGAGCAAGCCAGGAAATACAAACTTGTGAGagacatattttttctttttgaagaaacaaaccaaccaaccctaCTTGCTTATTCTAGAGAAAAGGCTCAGTTTTCTATGAAGTGGCTTGAGCATTCAAGAGAACACAGAACACAGATTCCTACCAATGTGTAAAATTcaaattaaggaagaaattgtGTTTAGGCAAGACTGGCAATAAATAAACAGCTGTGGATCAGTAAAACTGAAACTGTATAGTTCTTTAACTATAAGAAGTTAGCTAGAgaacatctgttttctttcatttgtggGTCATTATGTGAATTACTCATTTGaagtcaaattattttcaaatatttgattGCAGTTggtaaaaattttaaaatatgttttggaCTGAAAAGAACTTACTGTACTTACAAccaaaaattctttatttttggaATTCTTTCCAGTGGTTAGGACAAATCTTCTGTAATGATTAATCTTAAGTATTCAATGCTGAATTGAATGTAtatgatttttcatttgtaattCAGTATAATTTAATTGCAGTTTACGTATTCCCGTAGGCTAATGATTTGCATTAGGTGCTTAGAGTATTCTTTCATATATAATACCCAAAAActaatcaatttttttttgttttccatttaattgTAGAATGAAGAAGATTGCATCATCAAATGTGAAGTCTCCAAATTTTATCCCTTGGAGAAACCAGCAGTTGaattggaaagaaaaccaagcagTAATGATTTGAACAACCTGGGAGACTCCTTAGCTACAGTTAGTAAAGTGAATATTGATATGTTGCCATCTGAAAGGATGAAGTATGGAAGTGAGAACTGTGGCAGTGAGCATAttccagaaaataataaagcaaaatatttaaatgttccAGAGAATTCTAAAATATGTGGTAGTCCAAAAATTAAGGAAGGTGGACTGCAGCAAGGAGCAAAGCAAGCCTTTAAAGTTGAAAATGTTGAATCTAAGAAGTCCTCTGCTTATACTACAGAAGATGATGACACTTTGAAGCTCCTGCAGCCTGTATCAAAAGACCAAAGGCAAACTGACATGGTAATGCATTTATGCTTACTTCAAAGAAACTTTGAAACTTTTTTGTACACTCTTTTCTAATGAGAAATCATTATCTATTGTAGAGCTTGGATTCTACAGAGAAGCTGCTAGAACCATTTGTTCCTGTTGTAACACAAGTAAGTGTCCTTGGAAGTTTCAGTAGTTAAAAAATGCTTGTAcagcaagtatttattttctgtctatCAAGTGAAGATTTATTGTGGTTGTGGCTGTGATACATCAAGGTGGATGTAGTCTAATTACTGAAGTGGCCtgtgctgatttttaaaaaaactgtgtATGAATAAATCTGGAATTGTTACGTCTACATTTAAAATGAATACTTTTACTTTTTAGGATGACATCTgtcacagagctgcaggagatgctcaggAAAAAATTGCCTCCCATTTACAGCCTCATAGTTCTGTCAGTGAACCATCCCTCTCACGGCAGCgatggcagaggaaaagggagtTGGCTGAAGTCTGTTCAGAGAAGGTGCAGATActcaaaaaataattatccACTTTCCTTAAGGCTCCTGCATTTTTTACTCTTTAAAAATGGgacatatttattaaaaaagggTGGGTGTTTTAATGCTGTTCttggtttgtgtgtgtctgtataaCTTTGCTGGTAACAAAATGCAGAACTATCAAGATGTCCTTCAGAAGCCCTCTGTGTAGATCTTTGAGAAGCTCAATACCCCTTGCAGGTGTGAGGTGGGTACAGTGAGGCCCAGTGAACTCTGTGGGCTTCTCCTTTGCTGGGCTCCCATCTTCCCCACCAGTTTCCATCAGGACTTCTCACTGTTTGTGACTACAAAACATGTAGCAGTACTTTTCCTGACTGTTGTGGATAAGGCTGTTTGTGGTGGGTAGTAGATTACTATTGCTTTACAACAGATGCATGTAGTGGCTGCCCTGGGCTTATGAGTGCAAACtctaggaagaaaatctttgcaTGCACATAAGACAGGATTCCTGTCAGTGGTGAAATGGGGAGATTTGAAGAGGTTACAACAGGATCCAAGACCTCTGGCATTCAGCTTTACTATGGAAGAATGTCGTCTAGGTTGCAGAGTACTTTTCACTTTTAATACCAAAGGTATAAATTCTTGGTCACTTCTCTTTCAagtccagagcagctgctcctcagcctttACCTTTTCCTGCTGATGGGAACACAAAGACAACACAGAGGTGTGCAGAGCAGCATGGTGCTGAGGCCTCTGGATCTGTAAATAGCACCAAAAGTAGCCAAGCTGCCTTTTCAAAGGTTAGTGCTGAATGCTGTGTCAACTTAATTTTGTCTCTCGTTCCTTGTGAGTTGTTTGTTGTCTGTGAACACACAAAGAGTAAAGAAAAGTACAGTAGGTTCCTCCTGAATGGAAGTTCTTCCAGGTCAGTGCTGGATGAGGGGCCATGGGGGTCAGAAGCTCCTTTTCCAGAGTGCATATTAGTCTCACTGACAGAGACCATTCTGTAAAATAAGTAGATAAGCATTTTTAGATGATCAGAAGGTCTGCTCTTTTCAGCTGTGAAGGATTTTTTGCTTTATAGTGGATTAGATAAAAGCCATTATGACACTTGCTAATTAACACCACTTAACTTCTTCTGTAGGAGCGGCCCTTGTCAGCCCGAGAGCGAAGGAGGCTAAAACAGTCTCAGGAGATGTTTCCTGCTGGTAATTTTATGTTTGtgtgttaatattttatatacagTCAGGCTAATAACTTCTTAGTGAAAAAATTGTAACTTATTGTCTGTTCTTCATTATTGTCCTCAGAAAGATGCACTAAGGGTCTTGTTCTGTGTAAAACAAGAATTTAATTTagactgtatttttcttattattcagttattttcagttgtgtttAGCAGTGGCAGCTTATCTTTGAAATGTACATGAAATGCAGATTACAGAACCTGCAGTATTTTCTCTTAGCAAACTACCTTCTGCCAGGTGATAGACTTTCTTGCATGAGCATGAAACTAATTCAAAATACATGCATCTAAGTTGTAAATATTGTAAAAATGTCATCCTTCTAGTGGTTCCAGCAAGACGAACGCCAAGTAGTGCAGTAGTTGAAGCAAAATCACATATGGAAAATCATGTAAAAGTTGTTCAGTCCACGTCAGATCCCAGTATTTCTCAGGTAATCTGGGGTCATCTgcctttgaaaaattaaaatgcagcacAATTTGGGAAgtgatactaaaaaaaaaaaaatctgtgattttcTACTGATTGTTAAAGGCTCTCAATAAAtcacaattttttattttttttttttggagggaaaaagtTTATCCTGAACTATGCTTTAGTTACAGATCAATAGTATGCTTTAAATTTCTGTTAACAGCACAAACACACTGCCTGGTACATCTAATTTTGCTGGTGGCGTTTGCAcgtttttagtttttttaaacctgCACTCATGTGAAGTGCAACCGTTTATGTCCTGGCCATAAGGAATGGTCATCACATCAGTAGATGGAAAGTGAATAGTTTCTGTTTATGTTCTCTTACTTTTCTAACTAGAAAGCCTTTTTTAAGGTGTTAAACATACATTTGACAATCTTCTGCAACATGAAGGGAACATTATTAATACCAATAATAAAGAAAAGTAACAGTGAAGAACTTCTGCATGTTAAGTACTGAACACACGACTGCAGGGACACCAGTGGttaaaatttctgtttactTTAGGGAATGCTGGGAACTTACTGAGCTGATAGAAGTTtacttaaatattatttaaaaatttgtatTAAAGAGATGGGCTAAGGGCAGTGGTTCTAATATAATCAGCAAAGGACTGACATGGATATatgatttgtttttaatagagGCAGTTGTTGAAGCAGTTACAGTGGCTAAAACTGCATGACTGAGATGTAATGCTGGTCACATAAGCTTTTCATAAAGTGTGTTTATGATGTCCTGTATAGcttggttttaaaacaaaaggttatactttttaaataatataaagcTGAGTCTGTAAAAAGATGATTGTTTAAAGTGTTTCTTCTGTGTGAGAACAGCAGTTCATGCCATACTGCTAAATTACTTTCAGCTATTAagatttttgtcattttgttcCCTCTTCActtagagaaagagagagaccCATTGCTTGTCTGATGATGATTTAAGCTCTTCCACAAGCTCTACAGATAAATCTGATGGTGATTCCAAGGAGAGGTAACTATTTTGCTTGACACTAGGCAAGAGCATTCACTGCTTTATTGGACCTTGACTTGGGGTGGGGAAAATAATGTCAGGAGTTACTTTCAAACTTTATTCTTATGTAGTCAGTGATTGGAGAAGTATGTGATGCATAAAGAAAATGAACTTAATTTAAGTGTTGTCTGTTAGTGACTATGAACTTCCTGTGCAGAAGTTTCTGGGACATGTGGTTGTTTAACTCTGTTTTCTGTCACCTGTAGCTTGCCAGGAGACCACTCTTCCAGCACCCAAGGACATACACTGTCAAGGTGCAATAAAAGCACGAGTTAGGTGCCAGTACACTTCCTTTCCACTGTGAATGAGGCTCagtttatttctgattttttttcagtaaaagcagtttttaaaaaatgctgtttattgCATTACCACAGATCCAGGTACACAGGGAGCAGTAGCCAATTGGATTGTGAATTGTTGTGAGGTGAATGGGCTCTGAGCCTCTGTTAGATTAGATGTTGCTATTGCTAAAACTGCACCACAAGAAGTAATTTAACATGGAATACTTAGCTGGACTCTGAATGTAAGATGGGAGCTGCATCTTGAATGGTGACTGAGTTAtgtctttcttctcctttcttagaaaaagcagcatgaaTGAAATGAACGACTTGGTGCAGCTAATGACAAGGACACTGAAAATGGACTCCAAGGAGAACTCTGAACACTGTGTATCCTCACATCCAGCTCCAGAGTTTAAACTTCATAGAAAGTATCGAGACACTTTGATTTTGCATGGCAAATCACCTGATGAATCTAAGGAGTTAAAGTTTGAAGATATTTCTTCAGGTCTGTTGCTGTGGTATTGCTTTAAATGAATGGTTGTCAGCTGCAAATTACCAAAGAAAATCTGCTAGTGGGCAACAGATGACTGTCCACTTCTACTTCTCAAGTCTAAGCAATGCTTAGAGAAGTAAACATTCttctaaataattttgtgtGCAAAAGTGCTCTAGTTGTGGTTTACTTGCCACTGAAGGGAATGTGTGATTGATCTGTGCAATTAATGTCATTAATGAAGAGAGGAAGCTGGTGTgcaatatgatttttttcccctatgtgACTTACACTCAGAAGCTTCCAAAATGAACAATTGGAGTTAAGTATTTTGAAATTGGTTTTAAGGCATTCAAACAACTTGATAACTGTAAATCAGTGAATTATGGAAGAAGCTGAAATTCTACACAAAGCATTAAACACAGTAACACAGTGGAGATTTGTCTGATTACAGAAATTCATCTTCACTGCACAACTTGTGCAGGcttatttttcctgcagataCAGGTGCAAGAATCAAATAACTTTTCATATTGAGAGTCTGGTTTAAGTAGGTGTATGTGTTCCAGAAAGCTAcaaaaagttttgtttgttaTGACTGCACTTACTATGCAACCAGAACAAGTGAAAAATCTGAGGCTGGGTTTTTAAACCTCAGACCTTCTTGTGCTTATTGTTTTAAATATGGATTCTACTTGTAACTAGCCTGGTGATAGGCAGAGCAGTGGGAGAACTCTGGATATTACTCTGGGAAGTTGATTCTGCGTAGCTAAAATAAAATACGTTGGCAGAGTTTATCTCTAAGCAAGTACAACAAAATGTTGAAGATACATATTTCagtggtattttattttttctgtttttctcactCTGAAATGCTGTATTGGGAGATCATCCAGCTATTTACTTACTACCATTTGGAATGTCAGGGCCACAGCATTTCTAAGCTGAACCTTACTGTCATATCAG encodes the following:
- the NEK4 gene encoding serine/threonine-protein kinase Nek4 isoform X1, giving the protein MPLAAYCFLRAVGKGSYGEVSLVRHRQDSKQYVIKKLNLKNASNRERKAAEQEAQLLSQLKHPNIVTYRESWQGEDGLLYIVMGFCEGGDLYHKLKEQKGKLLPENQVVEWFVQIAMALQYLHEKHILHRDLKTQNVFLTRTNIIKVGDLGIARVLENKYDMASTLIGTPYYMSPELFSNKPYNYKSDVWALGCCVYEMATLKHAFNAKDMNSLVYRIIEGKLPPMPKDYSPQLVEIIRTMLSKKPEERPSVRSILRQPYIKHQISLFLEATKAKAARCQKKTVNSKSKDQCSVVTIKNESHGRNVAHQNHSFEQARKYKLNEEDCIIKCEVSKFYPLEKPAVELERKPSSNDLNNLGDSLATVSKVNIDMLPSERMKYGSENCGSEHIPENNKAKYLNVPENSKICGSPKIKEGGLQQGAKQAFKVENVESKKSSAYTTEDDDTLKLLQPVSKDQRQTDMSLDSTEKLLEPFVPVVTQDDICHRAAGDAQEKIASHLQPHSSVSEPSLSRQRWQRKRELAEVCSEKSRAAAPQPLPFPADGNTKTTQRCAEQHGAEASGSVNSTKSSQAAFSKERPLSARERRRLKQSQEMFPAVVPARRTPSSAVVEAKSHMENHVKVVQSTSDPSISQRKRETHCLSDDDLSSSTSSTDKSDGDSKERKSSMNEMNDLVQLMTRTLKMDSKENSEHCVSSHPAPEFKLHRKYRDTLILHGKSPDESKELKFEDISSDILSVPDKIRRMVEILRSDVVQGLGVQLLEKVYSIMEEEDELKRELQLREHMGDKYASYSAKAQHLKFLEENVKF
- the NEK4 gene encoding serine/threonine-protein kinase Nek4 isoform X2 is translated as MPLAAYCFLRAVGKGSYGEVSLVRHRQDSKQYLHEKHILHRDLKTQNVFLTRTNIIKVGDLGIARVLENKYDMASTLIGTPYYMSPELFSNKPYNYKSDVWALGCCVYEMATLKHAFNAKDMNSLVYRIIEGKLPPMPKDYSPQLVEIIRTMLSKKPEERPSVRSILRQPYIKHQISLFLEATKAKAARCQKKTVNSKSKDQCSVVTIKNESHGRNVAHQNHSFEQARKYKLNEEDCIIKCEVSKFYPLEKPAVELERKPSSNDLNNLGDSLATVSKVNIDMLPSERMKYGSENCGSEHIPENNKAKYLNVPENSKICGSPKIKEGGLQQGAKQAFKVENVESKKSSAYTTEDDDTLKLLQPVSKDQRQTDMSLDSTEKLLEPFVPVVTQDDICHRAAGDAQEKIASHLQPHSSVSEPSLSRQRWQRKRELAEVCSEKSRAAAPQPLPFPADGNTKTTQRCAEQHGAEASGSVNSTKSSQAAFSKERPLSARERRRLKQSQEMFPAVVPARRTPSSAVVEAKSHMENHVKVVQSTSDPSISQRKRETHCLSDDDLSSSTSSTDKSDGDSKERKSSMNEMNDLVQLMTRTLKMDSKENSEHCVSSHPAPEFKLHRKYRDTLILHGKSPDESKELKFEDISSDILSVPDKIRRMVEILRSDVVQGLGVQLLEKVYSIMEEEDELKRELQLREHMGDKYASYSAKAQHLKFLEENVKF